CGGGACTTCGCGGACGTGAACTGGCCGTGGGCGTTCACGGCGGGCATCGAGTACCGCCTGCACGGCCCGCACCTGGACATGACGCTGACCCTCACGAACGAGGACACGACCGACATGCCCGCCGGGATGGGCCTGCACCCGTACTTCGCGCGCGTGCAGCCGGACCTGCCGGGCGTGGACCCGACCCTGACGGTGGGCGCGGAGCTGATCTACGACACGGACGAGCGCGTCCTGACGGTGGGTGCCGCCCGTGAACTGCGCACTGATGAGGACTACCGTACGCCCGCCCCGGTGGGGTCGCGGGAGATCAACACGACGTACACGGCGTGGGACGGCGTGGCGCGGCTGGACTGGGGCGCGCGGGCGCTGACCGTCACGGCGGACAACGTGTACTCGCATCTGGTGGTGTTCACCGCGCCGGACGGCAGCCTCGCGCTGGAGCCCGTGTCTCACGCGACCGACGCGTTCAACCTCGCCGCGCAGGGCGTGCCCGGCGTGGACCTGCGCGTGCTGTCGCCTGGTCAGACGCTCGCGGGGACCGTGCGTCTGACTCTCGACGGGAACTGGTAATACGGACTCCGATTGAATGGCTGACAAAGCCGTTCAATCCGAGCGGACTCGCAGAGCTGCGCAGCAGAGCGAGTGGGAGCAAAACGGGTTCCGGACGTGGAGTGAGCAGATCGGCGGTGTTCCGAGCTGTTCACGAAACAAACGGAATCCGTATAAGCCTCTCCCCTACCCGGTGGCGAGCAGCGCCCCGCGACCGTCGCGCAGTTCGAATTCGCGGCGGTCGCGGGCCTGCATCCAGCGCAGGGCTTCGAGCAGGTCGTCGGTTTCCTTCAGGACCTCGGGGGCGTCCGGGTCGCCGGTCCACACCACGCGGTACGCGCGCGGCGCCGGGGGAGGCGTCCAGCGTTCCCCCTCGTCCTCTTTCACGAATGCTCTCGACATCCCTCCAGTCTGGCGGGCGCGCCTGAAGCGCGGGTGGGGGAGGGTAACCTCTGCTTTACTCCTGCAGGTCGGGCACGCTGGCCTTGGGCACGAGCGTGATGCGCGCCTGCCGTTCCTGATCACCGCGCAGGTAGGTCAGGGTGACGGTGTCGCCCACCTTCGCGCGGCGGATCGCGGCGATGACCTCGTTCGCGTCGCGGGTGCGCTGGCCGTTCACGCGCAGGATCACGTCGCCCAGTGCCGTCAGGCTGCCCTGCCTGTCGAAGGTGCTGCCGCGCAGCCCGGCACGTTCGGCGGGGCTGCGGCGGGCGATCTCGCGGATGATCGCGCCGGGCGGGTCGGTCTGACCGCTGTGAATCGAGTCGAAGATCAGGCCCACGACCGGCACGTCGTTCGTGATCCCGGCCCGCAGGTCGCTGATCAGGTCGTTGCCCTCCACGACCGGCACGGCGTAGCTGCGCCGTGTCTGCCCGTTGCCGTCCACGCTGATGTAACTGACCACCCCGATCGCCTGCCCGTTCCCGTCGATGATCGGCCCGCCACTGTCGCCGGGCGCGAGGGGTGCCGTCATCTCCAGCGTGCCCTGCGGGAACTCCGCGTTCCCCGACTCGGCATTCAGGCGCAGCAGCCTGCCGCGGCGGGGTTGCAGGTAGTCGCCGCCGCTGTTCCCAATGGCCAGGACGGTCTCGCCGGGGCGGGGCGCGCGGGTCGCGAGGTTCAGGTACGGGAAGTTCGCGCCGCGCCCACTGACCTGCAGCAGCGCCACGTCCGCGGAGGCGTCGAACGCCACGACCCGCGCGGGGTAGCTGCGGCCCGACAGGGTACTCACCTGAAACAGCTGCCCGCCGCTGACCACGTGGTACGCGGTCAGGAGCTGCCCGCCGGCGCTGATGAAGAAGCCGGTGCCGATCCCGCCGGTATTCCGGGCAGTGTTCACGCTCTCGACGCGGACGGTGGCGGGACGGGACTTGTCGAACAGCGCGCGGGCGTCGTCGGGCAGCGTGACGGGGGGCGTGGGCGCCTGCATGTCCACGCGGGGTGCCACGTTCACGCGCGGCAGGAACGGCACGTCCGCCTCTGGCAGCAGGTACGCGGCCAGCGCGAGGATCAGCAGGACAGGAAGCCAGGGCGAGGCGCGCACGCCGTCAGTCTAGGGCCGTGTTCAGCCCCTGACGGTGGCAGAGGGAACCGAAGAGAGGTCGTGCCTCCCGCCGCCCCACATTCTTGCTTGACAAGATAGTGACCCACCACTACCTTGCATACCAAGACACCAGTCGGAGGCCCCACGCATGAACCCACTCAAATCCGGCACCCTCGACCTCGCGCTGCTCGCCGCCCTCCAGGATCAGCCCCGCTACGGGCTGGACATCCTGCGGCACGTCAACGACCGCAGTGGCGGCCTCTTCGACCTGCGTGAAGGCAGCCTCTACCCCGCCCTGCACCGCCTCGTGAAGGCCGGGTGGGTGGACAGCGACTGGCAACCCAGCGACCGGGGCGGCGCACCCCGCAAGGTCTACCGGCTGACCGATGACGGACGCGCGGCCCTGACCACCAAACGCCAGGAATGGCAGACGCTGCGCGGCGCGCTGGACGCCCTGCTGCTCCGCGCCCTGCCCCGGCGGTCCGCGTGACCCGCCGCCTCCCCCGACCGCGCCGTCCCCTGAGTGCCGACGCGTACATCCACCACGCCACCCGTGGCCTCCCGCGCGCCGAACGGCTCGACGCCGCCGCCGAACTCCGCGCGCACCTCACCGAACGCATGCAGGAGCACCAGGCGCACGGCTTCTCCCCCGAGGAAGCCGAGTACCTCGCCGTGCGCGGCATGGGCGACCCGCAACCCGTCAACCGGGGTCTACTCGGGCACGCCTTCACGCACCGCGCCGGATGGCTCACGCTGGCAGCCCTCCTCGTGGGCGGCCTGGGCTGGACGGCGTACCGCGAGTGGCTGCCCCCGCGCGAAGGCGCGCAGTTCAGCCCGATGAACCAGAGGGACATCAATGCACTGTTCAGCGATAAGGACGCTCCGCGTGGCACCTATCAGGGCGTGACCCTGACCTACCCGCGTGGCACGAAGGCGGTACTGTACGTGATGGTCTCCAGTACCGAAAATAAGTACCGCCCGGAGCAGGTCAGTCTGTTCAGCAAGAATCTCGTGAACGATGAGGAACAGAACTTCCGGGGCCGCATCCCCGGCAGCTACCGCTACCAGGAACGCCTCCTGTTGAGCGCGTGGCGCATGACCTGCGACGGCCAGGAGCGCAGCGGCATCTACAAGACCGGGTACGGCCTGCCCTCCCCGTTCGAGAACTCGGGCATAAGTGCTTACAGCGGACCGGGCGGCATGAGCGTCGGCGCCTGCGCGAACCCCAGCGTGCGCCTTCACCGCGCGACCCAGACCCTGAACACCACGCCCCCCACCCAGGAAACTCATACCGTGCCTCCAGACGGAGCGGGAGCCATCTTCAACGACCATCGTCCGCTGAACTTGAACGAGTGGCGAGTGCTGTACCGCCTGCGTGTGGACCCCGAGGCCGATCCCAACACCTACTCGCCGATGCCCACGGGACCAGCGAGCGCGAAGGCGCGGGGAACGTACGTGGCGGTCATGCCGCTGGATCACGTACCCAACAACGCGGACGAGTACAGCTGGGGTGGCATGTCGGTGGGCTTCAAGGGTGAACAGCCCATCCCACTGCCGCCGCTGGTCACGGATCAGCCGGGCGGGTGATGCCCTAGGCTGGGCGTCATGCGTTTCTGGCTGTTGAAATCGGAGCCTGATGTGTTCGGCTTCGCGGATCTGGTGCGGGTGGGGCGAGAGCCGTGGAATGGCGTGCGGAACTATCAGGCGCGGAATTTCCTGCGGGAGATGCGCGAGGGGGACCTGTGCCTGTTCTACCACTCGAACGCGAAACCGGTGGGCGTGGCGGGGGTGGCGCGGGTGTGCCGGGCGGCGTACGCGGATGACCTGCAGTTCGACCCCGACAGTCAGTATTTCGATCCGAAGTCCACGGTGGACGCGCCGCGCTGGAGCATGGTGGATGTGGCGCCGCTGATCGCGTTTCCGCAGGTGGTGTCCCTGGACGCCCTGCGGGAGATGCCGGAATGGGACGGGTCGGCCCTGACCCGCAAGGGATCGCGCCTGAGCGTGCTGCCCGTGGAGGGCGGGGCGTTCTGGGCGACGCTGGACGCGGCGGGTCTGAGCCTGGATGAGGTGGCGGGACTGGGTTGATCTGAGAAATGGGTTGATTTGCGGGCTGGGTCGAGTGCCGCTCCGGGCGGCGGGGGGGGTGTTTTGACAGGGTCAGGGGTGGTGGGTATCGTGGTGAGGTTCGACACAATCCGGCGTGTGTTCATCTGACGTTGAGAGTTTTTTCATGGCTTTCTCTCTTCCTATGACCTTAACGTCAGATGAAGAAAAGGAGAATGCAACTATGGAACTACTTCTGGCTGGTCTGGTCATCGTGGTGTCCCTGATCCTTGCCGCGTGGCAGGAACGTCCCGGCGCCGAGCGGCGCAGCCGCCGCTGACGCACCCACCCGCGTGACGGGGCTTGGTGCAACGTCTGAACACGGCATCACCTGAACGGTGAGGGGGCGCGCTGCTGCGCACTCACCGGAACTGAATGCACCCTGGACTCCGGAGTGGGATCACAGGGCAGGAACCACCCACCCGGTTTTCTGGACTGAGTTCACACCCGCCGGGCAGGCGGCACGCGACCGGTACGCTGCGGGGTAATGTCTGCACTCTGGCCCGGTCGCCGTCCCACCCTGTTCTCCCGCCTGGCGCTTGGGCTCATGCGGCTGGTGGGATGGCGGCCCGTGCTGGCCCCCCCACCCGGACCCAAGTTCGTGAGTGCGGTTGCGCCTCACACGCACAACGCGGACTTCTGGCCGGGCCTGTTCTTCATGTGGTCCACCCGGTCCCCGGTGCGCTTCGTGGCGAAGCATCAGTTGTTCACGTTCCCGCTGGGGCTGTTCATGCGGGCCGTGGGGGGCCTGCCGGTGGATCGCCGCCGCGCCGGGGGGAACTTCGTGGACGGCGTGGTGGCTCTGATCGACCAGCAACCGGAGATCATGCTGGTCGTCGCGCCGGAAGGCACCCGCAGTCGCGGGCAGTACTGGCGGACCGGCTTCTACTACATGGCGCTGGAAGCGAACGTCCCGATCGGCGTGACGGTCATGGACTGGGGGCGCAAGCAGGTGGGCGTGATCGGGTACGTGACGCCCACCGGGGACATCGAGGCGGACTTCGCCCTGATCCGCGAGATGCTCCGCGACGTGCGCGGCCACACCCCGGCGAACGAGACGCCGGCCATTCCCCGCCCCGCGTCGGAGGGTGGACCCAGCAAGGGCTGACGCGACCTTCACGCTGTCCGGTACGTGCCGCCCCGGTCGGGAGCACCTGAAGCGCTTTACAGCGCGGCGCAGTAAGAGTTCCGGGAGGGTTCCCGCCGGACAATCCGGGTATGACGGTCCCGGCAGTTCCTGACGATCAGCGCGGCACGCGACTGGTCCTGGGGGCGCTGCTGGGCCTGTACGTCCTGCACCTCCTGAACCTGCGGGGCCAGCTGCCGCCGGGCGCGGCGCAGGGCATGGCGGATCAGGCGTACGTGCTGCTGTTCGTGGGGTCCGGCGTGCTGACCTGGGTCCTGGCGGGCCGCGCGGCGTTCCCGGCTCCGTGGCGCTGGATGGCGGGCGGGACGGCGCTGTGGGGCCTGGGGCAGCTGGTGTACGCGGCGCTGGATCAGGCGGACGTGCAGGTCACGCTGGCCGACCCGCTGTTCCTGGCGTACCCGGCGTGTTTCCTGGTGGCGTTCATGCTGGTGGAGCGCCGCTGGCCGTCCCTGCCGGGCTGGGCGGCGCGACTGGACGTGCTGGCGATGGTGTCGGCGGTGTCGGCCTTCGCGTGGTTCTTTCTGCTGGCCGCGCAGGCGCAGCGGGAGGACGTGAGCCGCCTGGACAACGTGGTCACCATGCTGTACCCCCTGTCGGACCTGCTGCTGCTGGCGCTGCTGCTGGCGCAGGTGTGGCGGGGCATGACGCTGCGCAGCAGCACGCTCCGGCGGAGTCTGGCGCTGCTGGCGGCGGGCATGCTGGCCTTCGTCGTCGCCGATCTGGGCTTCGTGTACCTGACGCTCCGCGGCGAGTACGGGGACGGGGTGGGCTGGCCGGACGCACTGTGGCCCCTGGGGGCGCTGCTGCTGCCCGCGGCGCTGTCGGGTTCGCTCGCGCCGCCGCGCGCCGCGCCGCCCAGACGTGCGGGTCCGCCCACGCTGGTGTCGCTGCTCGCGCCGTACCTGTCGCTGGTGGCGGCGTTCTCGCTGCTGCTGCTGATCCCGCAGGGCCTGCCGGAACGCGGGGCGCTGCTGCTGACGTTCCTGACGGCGCTGCTGGTCGCGGCGCGGCAGACGCTGGCGGTGCGGGACCTGCGCGTGC
This region of Deinococcus sp. JMULE3 genomic DNA includes:
- a CDS encoding permease prefix domain 1-containing protein; amino-acid sequence: MTRRLPRPRRPLSADAYIHHATRGLPRAERLDAAAELRAHLTERMQEHQAHGFSPEEAEYLAVRGMGDPQPVNRGLLGHAFTHRAGWLTLAALLVGGLGWTAYREWLPPREGAQFSPMNQRDINALFSDKDAPRGTYQGVTLTYPRGTKAVLYVMVSSTENKYRPEQVSLFSKNLVNDEEQNFRGRIPGSYRYQERLLLSAWRMTCDGQERSGIYKTGYGLPSPFENSGISAYSGPGGMSVGACANPSVRLHRATQTLNTTPPTQETHTVPPDGAGAIFNDHRPLNLNEWRVLYRLRVDPEADPNTYSPMPTGPASAKARGTYVAVMPLDHVPNNADEYSWGGMSVGFKGEQPIPLPPLVTDQPGG
- a CDS encoding aldose 1-epimerase → MSDRRVEVLRGEQLTLEVLPEVGASVLNLRATSGRPVLRPVEMDSVETSSQCASFTLIPFSNRVRDAKFVFEGREVQLRPNTKDGLAQHGDVRNRPWKAERVDDTHLRCTFDSRDFADVNWPWAFTAGIEYRLHGPHLDMTLTLTNEDTTDMPAGMGLHPYFARVQPDLPGVDPTLTVGAELIYDTDERVLTVGAARELRTDEDYRTPAPVGSREINTTYTAWDGVARLDWGARALTVTADNVYSHLVVFTAPDGSLALEPVSHATDAFNLAAQGVPGVDLRVLSPGQTLAGTVRLTLDGNW
- a CDS encoding S1C family serine protease, giving the protein MRASPWLPVLLILALAAYLLPEADVPFLPRVNVAPRVDMQAPTPPVTLPDDARALFDKSRPATVRVESVNTARNTGGIGTGFFISAGGQLLTAYHVVSGGQLFQVSTLSGRSYPARVVAFDASADVALLQVSGRGANFPYLNLATRAPRPGETVLAIGNSGGDYLQPRRGRLLRLNAESGNAEFPQGTLEMTAPLAPGDSGGPIIDGNGQAIGVVSYISVDGNGQTRRSYAVPVVEGNDLISDLRAGITNDVPVVGLIFDSIHSGQTDPPGAIIREIARRSPAERAGLRGSTFDRQGSLTALGDVILRVNGQRTRDANEVIAAIRRAKVGDTVTLTYLRGDQERQARITLVPKASVPDLQE
- a CDS encoding 1-acyl-sn-glycerol-3-phosphate acyltransferase, producing the protein MSALWPGRRPTLFSRLALGLMRLVGWRPVLAPPPGPKFVSAVAPHTHNADFWPGLFFMWSTRSPVRFVAKHQLFTFPLGLFMRAVGGLPVDRRRAGGNFVDGVVALIDQQPEIMLVVAPEGTRSRGQYWRTGFYYMALEANVPIGVTVMDWGRKQVGVIGYVTPTGDIEADFALIREMLRDVRGHTPANETPAIPRPASEGGPSKG
- a CDS encoding PadR family transcriptional regulator; this encodes MNPLKSGTLDLALLAALQDQPRYGLDILRHVNDRSGGLFDLREGSLYPALHRLVKAGWVDSDWQPSDRGGAPRKVYRLTDDGRAALTTKRQEWQTLRGALDALLLRALPRRSA
- a CDS encoding EVE domain-containing protein, whose amino-acid sequence is MRFWLLKSEPDVFGFADLVRVGREPWNGVRNYQARNFLREMREGDLCLFYHSNAKPVGVAGVARVCRAAYADDLQFDPDSQYFDPKSTVDAPRWSMVDVAPLIAFPQVVSLDALREMPEWDGSALTRKGSRLSVLPVEGGAFWATLDAAGLSLDEVAGLG